The Thalassomonas actiniarum genome contains the following window.
AACGGCAATGTCACGTAAACCGACGGCATTGATCAGCTGCTCAAAGTTACTGTAAGAGAAAGCACGGTCTAATATACGCTCACCATTTGGCATGCTGGTCGGCGATGCCCCGGTGCCCATCAAACCAAAGCTGGACTCTCCCGGGTTGGCTTCTGCACTTGTAGGGTGAGGCAGTGACAAGGCATGACCAATTTCATGGGAAGTGGTACCGGCAATCAGGTTGATCCTGTCTTCATCGGTTAACGCCAACTGCGCCAAACCTAATAAATTGTCGGTGAAGATAGAGCCAACCACGGCTCCCGCCGAATAACTAAAGTTATCCGTTAAGGCACAGCTTAAGCAAGCGTGCCCTAACGCACCGGTTTGATTGAGGTAATCTTCCCCTATTTTAAAATAAGAGTAATCACTGTCACCATTTAACGGTCCTGAGCCTATGGTGCCGATTTCAAAGTCAAGATCTAGCTCTTTACCCGGTGGCAACGACGGATAAACATAACCAAAAAAGTCTTCAACAACGGTATCAAAGATACTATCAATTACCTGGCTGTGGGATAAGCCGGTAAAACCAAAAGGAGAAGAATCAAAGGCATTGGTGGAAACACCGAAGATATTGGTTGATGGGTTAGAGGTAAAATCTAAAATAATGGTGGAAGCTTTAACCGGTTTTACCGACATCAATACCACTAACATAGTAAGAAAAACTAAAGTAATCAGTTTATTCTCGTAAGTTTTTTTCATGTAATACTTGTGCATGAGAGAAGAAAATCCTTTCTGTTTGTCAAATTAATGGCAAAATTGCCAAACTGGCACGCTGCACAACTCGTGCCAGTTAACAGCTCATAATTCAACCACTTACTACTAAAATTACACATTAAAGTTCAGGCACTAACAATACGCCATGAATGACCTAGTGCCCGGTTTTAATTCGGCTAGTTACATCCCGTCCACCAGCAGGGATTATTGGTAATAAAGTCACTCACCGCCTGGTATT
Protein-coding sequences here:
- a CDS encoding PEP-CTERM sorting domain-containing protein, producing MKKTYENKLITLVFLTMLVVLMSVKPVKASTIILDFTSNPSTNIFGVSTNAFDSSPFGFTGLSHSQVIDSIFDTVVEDFFGYVYPSLPPGKELDLDFEIGTIGSGPLNGDSDYSYFKIGEDYLNQTGALGHACLSCALTDNFSYSAGAVVGSIFTDNLLGLAQLALTDEDRINLIAGTTSHEIGHALSLPHPTSAEANPGESSFGLMGTGASPTSMPNGERILDRAFSYSNFEQLINAVGLRDIAVDVPEPGTVILMLLSLTLLASRKKLSK